The following are encoded together in the Hemicordylus capensis ecotype Gifberg chromosome 4, rHemCap1.1.pri, whole genome shotgun sequence genome:
- the CHRNA4 gene encoding neuronal acetylcholine receptor subunit alpha-4 isoform X4, whose amino-acid sequence MPPAIYKSSCSIDVTFFPFDQQNCTMKFGSWTYDKAKIDLESMHRHVDQLDYWESGEWVIINAVGNYNIKKYECCSEIYPDITYSFIIRRLPLFYTINLIIPCLLISCLTVLVFYLPSECGEKITLCISVLLSLTVFLLLITEIIPSTSLVIPLIGEYLLFTMIFVTLSIIITVFVLNVHHRSPRTHTMPEWVRKVFLDVVPRLLFMKRPSAVKDNCKRLIESMHKIANSQRFWSETEVEPNFTTSSSNSPQSNEQSPTSSFCAHLDDQAKTQPVCKSPSGQYSMLHPDPIRASCTSLQPPCHPLEESQSSSISKGRSLSVQQMYSSPGKAEEGNIRCRSRSIQYCYLQEESSQTNGQSTGSPASPRCHLNEEQPKSKPTHCKCKCKKNESASTSGQGSKTLGSKDQQLLLMSPALKLAVEGVHYIADHLRAEDADFSVKEDWKYVAMVIDRIFLWMFIIVCLLGTVGLFLPPWLAGMI is encoded by the coding sequence ATGCCACCAGCCATCTACAAAAGCTCCTGTAGCATTGACGTCACTTTCTTCCCCTTCGATCAACAAAACTGCACCATGAAGTTTGGTTCATGGACTTATGACAAGGCCAAGATTGACCTGGAGAGCATGCACCGCCATGTGGACCAGTTGGACTATTGGGAAAGTGGTGAGTGGGTGATCATCAATGCCGTGGGCAATTATAACATCAAGAAGTATGAGTGCTGCTCAGAGATCTATCCTGATATCACCTATTCCTTCATCATCAGGCGCCTGCCTCTGTTCTACACCATCAACTTGATCATCCCTTGCCTGCTGATCTCTTGCCTGACTGTCTTGGTTTTCTATTTGCCTTCTGAGTGTGGGGAGAAGATCACTCTTTGCATCTCAGTCTTGCTGTCTCTAACTGTCTTCCTTCTCCTTATCACTGAGATTATCCCCTCCACCTCCCTGGTCATCCCCTTGATTGGGGAGTACTTGCTGTTCACTATGATCTTTGTCACCTTATCCATCATCATCACTGTCTTTGTGCTCAATGTCCACCACCGCTCTCCTCGCACCCACACCATGCCGGAGTGGGTGAGGAAGGTTTTCCTCGACGTGGTCCCACGCCTCCTCTTCATGAAGCGCCCTTCGGCAGTGAAGGACAACTGCAAAAGGCTCATTGAATCCATGCACAAAATTGCCAACTCTCAACGATTTTGGTCTGAGACTGAAGTGGAACCCAACTTCACTACCTCATCTTCAAACAGCCCTCAGAGCAATGAGCAATCGCCCACATCTTCCTTTTGTGCCCATCTTGATGACCAAGCAAAGACGCAGCCTGTGTGCAAATCGCCATCTGGCCAGTATTCCATGTTGCATCCCGATCCAATCCGGGCTAGTTGCACATCACTACAACCTCCCTGTCATCCACTGGAAGAATCCCAATCCAGCTCAATCTCCAAAGGCAGGTCACTAAGCGTCCAGCAGATGTACAGCAGCCCAGGAAAAGCAGAGGAAGGAAACATACGGTGTCGCTCCAGGAGCATTCAATATTGCTACTTGCAAGAGGAGTCATCCCAGACCAATGGGCAATCTACCGGGTCGCCGGCATCTCCGCGGTGCCATCTCAACGAGGAGCAGCCCAAATCCAAACCCACTCATTGTAAATGCAAATGTAAAAAGAACGAGTCAGCCAGCACCTCAGGGCAAGGGAGCAAGACTTTGGGCTCAAAGGACCAGCAGCTTTTGCTGATGTCACCTGCCTTGAAGTTAGCGGTGGAGGGTGTCCATTACATTGCAGACCACTTGAGAGCAGAAGATGCAGATTTTTCA